In one Thermanaerovibrio velox DSM 12556 genomic region, the following are encoded:
- a CDS encoding SAM hydrolase/SAM-dependent halogenase family protein yields MMRGLFRRSRVFVLSMLLTVAFSCAGEARSALVFQTDFGLKDGAVSAMKGVAFGEDPRLPLYDLTHEIPPYSIWEASYRLFQTVQYWPEGTVFVSVVDPGVGTDRKPVVAKTKDGRYVVTPDNGTLTLLADSVGLSEVRVIDETKHRRKGSEKSYTFHGRDLFAYTGAKLASGKIAFEEVGPLLKGDVVRIPYQKAEVRDGAVYGNIPILDVQYGNVWTNIGEDVFGALKPVKGKMYYVRILKDGKEVYRGMVPFANTFGDVPEGKPLLYYNSLMNLSLALNMDSFAEKFGISSGPEWSVEVRPGK; encoded by the coding sequence ATGATGAGGGGTTTGTTCCGTAGGAGTAGGGTGTTTGTTCTCTCGATGTTGTTGACAGTTGCCTTTTCCTGTGCAGGTGAGGCGAGGTCCGCCTTGGTCTTCCAGACCGATTTCGGTCTTAAGGACGGGGCTGTTTCTGCCATGAAGGGGGTGGCTTTTGGGGAGGATCCAAGGCTTCCTTTGTACGACCTTACCCATGAGATACCGCCTTACTCCATATGGGAGGCGTCATACAGGTTGTTTCAGACCGTCCAGTACTGGCCGGAGGGTACGGTGTTTGTGTCCGTTGTGGATCCTGGGGTTGGCACGGACCGCAAGCCGGTGGTGGCAAAGACCAAGGATGGCCGTTATGTGGTCACCCCTGACAATGGAACCCTTACGCTGCTCGCCGACTCTGTGGGTCTTTCGGAGGTTAGGGTCATAGACGAGACCAAGCATCGCAGGAAGGGATCAGAGAAGTCCTACACCTTCCACGGACGGGATCTCTTCGCCTACACCGGAGCCAAGCTCGCCTCTGGCAAGATAGCCTTTGAGGAGGTGGGGCCGCTTCTTAAGGGTGATGTGGTTAGGATACCTTATCAGAAGGCGGAAGTTAGGGATGGAGCGGTCTACGGGAACATACCAATCTTGGACGTTCAATACGGAAACGTGTGGACCAACATAGGGGAGGATGTCTTTGGGGCCCTCAAACCCGTCAAGGGTAAGATGTATTACGTGAGGATCCTCAAGGATGGCAAGGAGGTGTATCGCGGCATGGTGCCCTTTGCCAACACCTTTGGAGATGTGCCGGAGGGCAAGCCGCTCCTCTACTACAACAGCCTGATGAACCTGTCGCTGGCCCTTAACATGGACAGCTTTGCCGAAAAGTTCGGGATTTCGTCCGGCCCCGAGTGGTCCGTTGAGGTTCGACCCGGCAAATGA
- a CDS encoding DUF4403 family protein encodes MKRIFVLLYASCCLLLWAFAPAFGDMGDGTLSQISVRFEATYSNLADLADLRLPLRVEGRESFSQGALSGGVKYVIIRKGRPVVRREGDSVAMDVPLYFTATFSGGSMGLPISANADGELLATVVAKPRVLPDWRISTNPQVRISWRKPPAINLMGLRVSFQPVADRVIREWVDQRKGRIDVVLNDRLALKRRAQELWNQVSKPLSIGEGDILWLVMNPERFWATPLEVNGAGVFMSAGMDARMRVVGGAFPGRPVVRPLPDLVSGGGDGSFRVILPVTIHYAFINSLIARNWTPRDIALPDGGRARLERFGMTGRGDRFVLGAELIGTDGKGSPINSVVNFLGRPFYDMSTKTVSVEDLGVEISAGGEALSFLNDAVVPSLREVLKFPIGDQLDQLQKGLAKALSGLSYGGAKLDFRPSSFGVIGVRADSQGIRADVQAQGVLTVSIR; translated from the coding sequence ATGAAGAGGATTTTCGTTTTGCTGTACGCATCCTGTTGTCTGCTGTTGTGGGCCTTTGCCCCTGCGTTTGGGGATATGGGGGACGGGACGTTGTCCCAGATATCCGTGAGGTTTGAGGCCACCTATTCGAACCTTGCGGACTTGGCGGACCTGAGGCTTCCGTTGCGGGTGGAGGGCAGGGAATCCTTCTCTCAGGGTGCTCTTTCCGGAGGGGTGAAGTACGTGATAATCCGCAAGGGCCGACCGGTGGTTCGCCGGGAGGGGGATTCGGTGGCCATGGACGTCCCCCTTTACTTCACCGCCACCTTCTCCGGTGGTTCCATGGGGCTGCCCATATCCGCCAATGCGGATGGGGAGCTTTTGGCCACGGTGGTGGCAAAGCCCAGGGTGTTGCCCGACTGGAGGATATCCACGAATCCCCAGGTGAGGATATCGTGGCGCAAGCCGCCGGCCATTAACCTGATGGGTCTAAGGGTTTCATTCCAGCCCGTGGCGGATCGGGTTATTCGTGAGTGGGTGGACCAGAGGAAGGGCCGGATAGATGTGGTTTTAAACGATCGGCTGGCGTTAAAACGCCGGGCCCAGGAGCTTTGGAACCAGGTTTCGAAGCCCTTGAGCATAGGGGAGGGGGACATCCTCTGGCTTGTGATGAACCCCGAGAGGTTCTGGGCCACCCCCTTGGAGGTTAACGGTGCCGGGGTCTTCATGTCCGCCGGAATGGATGCGAGGATGAGGGTTGTGGGCGGGGCTTTCCCCGGGAGGCCGGTGGTAAGACCCCTGCCGGATCTTGTGTCCGGCGGGGGGGACGGTTCTTTCAGGGTCATCCTCCCCGTTACCATACACTACGCTTTTATAAACTCTTTGATCGCCAGGAACTGGACCCCAAGGGATATTGCCCTCCCGGACGGGGGAAGGGCGAGGCTTGAGAGGTTCGGGATGACCGGAAGGGGTGACCGGTTCGTCCTGGGGGCGGAGCTGATCGGAACCGACGGTAAGGGATCTCCCATCAACTCGGTGGTCAACTTCCTTGGCAGGCCGTTCTACGATATGTCCACTAAGACCGTGTCAGTGGAGGACCTGGGAGTTGAGATAAGTGCCGGTGGTGAAGCTTTGTCGTTCCTGAACGATGCGGTGGTCCCCTCCTTGAGAGAGGTACTCAAATTCCCCATAGGAGATCAGTTGGATCAGCTTCAGAAAGGGTTGGCCAAGGCCTTAAGTGGCCTTAGCTATGGCGGTGCAAAGCTGGACTTCAGACCCTCCAGCTTCGGTGTCATAGGCGTGAGGGCGGATTCTCAAGGCATTCGGGCGGACGTGCAGGCCCAGGGGGTGCTTACGGTTTCGATCCGCTAG
- the recD2 gene encoding SF1B family DNA helicase RecD2, with translation MTPDLDRIRGEVLEVSYRDDLTGYTVAKVVTPEGETVTVVGSFPLIMAGERLSLLGRWGRHQRYGLQFRAEKLRVEMPVSEEGLVRYLSSGLLPGVGPSVARRIVEAFGGDTLEVLDNHPERLLEVPGIGAKRLDEIRRRWEEHRHRRHVMMEIMDYGIGFSMADRIFCAYGDLAPQVIRNNPYQLAYDVKGIGFVTADQIAKGMGFDDHAPERLDAGLVFVLRRSIDDGHSMLPQEDLLRGAERLLNVRADLLSQRLELLCQMGTLEREILGGMECIYHPFLRRAEEEVARAVMDLAASGGPRLKWELDLMISALEGQWGMTLEGPQREAVKGALSHRIFVITGGPGTGKTTLLRFTAALCESMGLEVLLMAPTGRAAKRMSEVTGLEASTVHRALGYDPRSGGFQRGSGAPLEADVVVVDEFSMVDLPLFHGLLSALGDGCSLVLVGDVNQLPSIGPGTVLNDLISSGAVPKVELSGVFRQAEESLVVSNSYRILRGEELEMPSLDDGFDFAFVEEEDPIAAAELVAELVGYEIPRRTGLDPMWDVQVLTPMHKGEVGARALCLRLQEVLNPSGEPLRRGEGAIRRGDKVIQLKNDYDLDIYNGDIGIVREAQGDGLVLDFEGRPVKVGADGERNIALAYALTIHKSQGSEYPAVVVPVLSQHSSMLKRNLLYTALTRAKRLAVLVGSRRAVSMAVKVKSDVCRYGALKWRLSSLIKGGSL, from the coding sequence TTGACCCCGGACCTTGACAGGATCAGGGGAGAGGTCCTGGAGGTATCCTACAGGGATGATCTAACCGGGTATACGGTGGCCAAAGTGGTCACCCCGGAGGGTGAGACTGTTACGGTGGTGGGTTCTTTTCCCCTGATCATGGCGGGGGAGCGTTTGTCCCTGTTGGGAAGGTGGGGGAGACATCAGCGTTACGGTCTTCAGTTCCGGGCCGAGAAGCTCCGGGTGGAGATGCCGGTATCTGAGGAGGGGCTTGTTAGATACCTGTCCTCCGGGTTGCTACCTGGGGTGGGTCCTTCGGTTGCGAGGCGTATCGTGGAGGCATTCGGCGGTGATACCCTGGAGGTGCTGGACAACCATCCGGAGAGGCTTTTAGAGGTCCCTGGAATTGGGGCTAAAAGGCTGGATGAGATCCGCAGGCGTTGGGAGGAGCACCGGCATAGGCGCCATGTGATGATGGAGATCATGGATTACGGCATAGGGTTCTCCATGGCGGATCGGATATTTTGTGCCTACGGAGACCTGGCCCCTCAGGTGATAAGGAACAACCCCTATCAGCTGGCCTATGACGTGAAGGGTATAGGTTTTGTGACAGCGGACCAGATAGCCAAGGGGATGGGGTTTGACGATCATGCCCCCGAGAGGCTGGATGCCGGTCTGGTCTTTGTCTTAAGGCGTTCCATAGATGATGGGCACTCCATGTTGCCCCAGGAGGACCTTTTGCGTGGGGCCGAGAGGCTTCTCAACGTTAGGGCGGACCTGCTGTCCCAGAGGCTTGAACTGCTGTGTCAGATGGGGACCCTGGAGCGGGAGATCCTTGGGGGGATGGAGTGCATATATCACCCGTTTCTCAGGAGAGCGGAGGAGGAGGTGGCCAGGGCCGTCATGGACCTGGCCGCCTCTGGTGGGCCCAGGTTGAAGTGGGAGCTGGATCTTATGATATCCGCCCTGGAGGGGCAGTGGGGTATGACCCTTGAGGGTCCCCAGCGTGAGGCGGTGAAGGGGGCCCTTTCTCACCGGATATTCGTGATAACCGGAGGTCCAGGGACTGGTAAGACCACCCTGCTTCGGTTTACCGCTGCGCTTTGTGAATCCATGGGGCTTGAGGTGCTTCTGATGGCCCCAACCGGCAGGGCGGCCAAGAGGATGAGCGAGGTCACCGGATTGGAGGCCAGCACGGTTCATCGGGCCTTGGGGTACGATCCGAGGTCCGGTGGTTTCCAGAGGGGCAGTGGAGCCCCCCTGGAGGCGGACGTGGTGGTGGTTGACGAGTTTTCCATGGTGGACCTTCCGCTGTTCCACGGGCTTTTATCGGCCCTTGGGGATGGCTGTTCCCTTGTTCTGGTGGGGGATGTGAACCAGTTGCCTTCCATAGGGCCTGGCACGGTGCTGAACGACCTGATCTCCTCTGGGGCGGTGCCCAAGGTGGAGCTTAGCGGAGTGTTCAGGCAGGCGGAGGAGAGCTTGGTGGTTAGCAACTCCTACCGGATACTCCGGGGAGAGGAGCTGGAGATGCCGTCACTGGATGACGGGTTTGACTTCGCCTTCGTGGAGGAGGAGGATCCGATCGCCGCGGCGGAGCTGGTGGCGGAGCTGGTGGGGTACGAGATACCCAGGCGAACTGGTCTTGATCCCATGTGGGACGTTCAGGTGCTTACCCCCATGCACAAGGGGGAGGTCGGGGCCAGGGCGCTTTGTCTTAGGCTGCAGGAGGTGTTGAACCCATCGGGGGAGCCCCTGAGGCGTGGAGAGGGGGCCATACGCAGGGGAGATAAGGTGATACAGCTCAAGAACGATTACGATCTTGATATATACAACGGGGACATAGGCATTGTGAGGGAAGCGCAGGGGGACGGGCTGGTCTTGGATTTCGAGGGTAGGCCAGTTAAGGTTGGGGCCGATGGGGAGCGGAACATCGCGTTGGCCTACGCGCTGACCATTCACAAGTCCCAAGGCAGCGAGTATCCGGCGGTAGTGGTGCCTGTATTGTCCCAGCACTCCTCCATGCTTAAGCGTAACCTTTTGTACACCGCCCTTACCAGGGCTAAGCGGCTGGCGGTCCTAGTGGGATCCCGCAGGGCGGTTTCCATGGCGGTTAAGGTCAAATCCGACGTGTGCAGATACGGGGCGCTGAAGTGGCGCCTTTCGTCGTTGATAAAAGGAGGCAGTTTGTAA
- a CDS encoding serine dehydratase subunit alpha family protein: MAITLKGFLRREVRPALGCTEPGAVALSVARACEELSDREHVAAVRVTVSSSIYKNGMAVGIPGANGAKGNPLAAALGALVGKSAYGLEVLKDTTEADVERARAWVDEERVSVVCDPGRTGVYVLSAVFTPSHKAVCLVSGSHDRVAKVMLDGQVVYEDQEISAHSGSSCGDDELPESYADVFAMLEQMDLEDQEFLLRGVEMNMAVAEVGLSGDGRSLGMGRCIMDASNGDLGLRIRATATAAADSRMWGVQMPVMSSAGSGNHGITAILPVAILGDELGCSREQIARALALSHLSTSFVKRRLGRLSPVCGCSVAAGAGAAAGMCLLLGGDVQRVQSAMEMVLANLAGMLCDGAKESCALKVGTGSHEAYLAARMAASGLSLCKPQGVLSCAFEASVENVAKVNQDGMRDVDKVIIGILDRSFAGLGGGV, encoded by the coding sequence TTGGCTATAACTCTTAAGGGGTTCCTCCGCAGGGAGGTGCGACCTGCCCTAGGATGTACCGAGCCTGGGGCGGTGGCTTTGAGCGTGGCCAGGGCCTGTGAGGAGCTTAGCGACCGGGAGCATGTGGCGGCGGTTAGGGTTACCGTGAGTTCCAGCATTTACAAGAACGGGATGGCGGTGGGGATACCCGGGGCTAACGGGGCCAAGGGCAATCCTTTGGCCGCTGCGTTGGGTGCCTTGGTTGGCAAGTCCGCCTATGGCCTGGAGGTGTTGAAGGACACCACTGAGGCGGATGTGGAAAGGGCCAGGGCGTGGGTAGATGAGGAGCGGGTGAGCGTGGTATGCGATCCTGGCAGGACCGGGGTTTACGTGCTTTCCGCGGTGTTTACCCCAAGTCACAAGGCGGTTTGCCTCGTTTCCGGAAGCCATGACAGGGTAGCCAAGGTGATGTTGGACGGCCAGGTGGTTTATGAGGACCAAGAGATCTCTGCCCATTCCGGGTCCTCCTGCGGGGACGATGAGCTGCCGGAGTCGTACGCCGATGTGTTCGCCATGCTGGAGCAGATGGACCTTGAGGACCAGGAGTTCCTGCTGCGGGGAGTGGAGATGAACATGGCGGTGGCGGAGGTGGGGCTATCCGGTGATGGTCGTTCCTTGGGGATGGGAAGGTGCATAATGGATGCCTCCAATGGTGACCTTGGGCTTAGGATAAGGGCCACCGCCACCGCTGCGGCGGACAGCCGCATGTGGGGTGTTCAGATGCCCGTCATGAGCAGCGCCGGCAGCGGTAACCACGGGATAACCGCAATACTTCCGGTGGCCATCCTGGGGGATGAGCTGGGTTGTTCCAGGGAGCAGATTGCCCGGGCCTTGGCGTTGAGCCATCTGTCCACCAGCTTTGTGAAGCGCCGGCTTGGCAGGCTTTCCCCGGTTTGCGGGTGTTCCGTGGCCGCTGGGGCGGGTGCTGCGGCGGGGATGTGTCTCTTGCTGGGCGGTGACGTTCAAAGGGTTCAGTCCGCCATGGAGATGGTATTGGCGAACCTGGCGGGCATGTTGTGCGACGGGGCCAAGGAGAGCTGTGCCCTCAAGGTGGGTACCGGTTCCCACGAGGCTTACCTGGCGGCAAGGATGGCCGCCTCGGGGTTGTCCCTTTGCAAACCCCAGGGGGTGTTGTCCTGTGCCTTCGAGGCCTCGGTGGAGAACGTGGCCAAGGTCAACCAGGATGGCATGAGGGACGTGGACAAGGTGATCATAGGCATACTGGATCGATCCTTCGCCGGCCTTGGCGGGGGGGTTTAA
- a CDS encoding amidohydrolase → MDPMERGSTIGIINGVVYPLAPPGRATALFARDGVLEFIGGDEEVIARCDHRTTLLDLKGAFVFPAFGDTHLHLMEYGRSLVSLDLRGASSIPQMIGMGRKAVEGDPSRGWHIGWGWDQESLEERRFPTRRDLDLISDQRPIFYERACGHVGVLNTPGLRELGLMDDPRMAGPFVETDLDGVPNGVVSEEALMWVRSRLPVSSEDELRCWLKRACEALLAKGVTWVQSDDLSAFGSLKRMAEFYLEEDKEGRLPLRVDLIFRIGSRSELEELEEALRLFRAVKPRHCGIGPVKLVLDGTIGARTAALNEPYWDAASERGFLAFTQEELEFLMRAVEPLGCQVACHAIGDRALAQAVSAFESLQVGGSSGLPPRVLHCQVGDPELYSRMAELGVTADIQPLFLANDWKIILDRLGPDRARNSYAWKTMVDRGVALSGESDAPYGISDPLEGIRIAVTRKDLHGEPEHGWMPNQRLDISEAFWLYTGGAAKVCGRWRNRGSLEVGKSADFIALLEDPFRVEPDRIGGVEVGLTVCGGKIRYLR, encoded by the coding sequence ATGGATCCCATGGAGCGAGGATCTACCATAGGGATAATCAACGGCGTGGTTTATCCCCTTGCGCCTCCCGGGAGGGCCACGGCCCTTTTCGCCAGGGATGGGGTGCTGGAGTTCATCGGAGGCGATGAGGAGGTCATAGCCCGATGCGACCATAGGACCACCCTTCTAGATCTTAAGGGGGCCTTTGTGTTCCCCGCCTTTGGGGATACCCATCTTCATCTGATGGAGTATGGAAGGTCCTTGGTGTCATTGGACCTTAGGGGGGCCTCGTCCATACCTCAGATGATTGGTATGGGCCGCAAGGCGGTGGAAGGTGATCCTTCCAGGGGATGGCACATCGGTTGGGGATGGGATCAGGAGTCCTTGGAGGAGCGGCGTTTCCCCACCCGGAGGGACCTTGACCTAATAAGTGATCAGAGGCCCATATTCTATGAGCGGGCCTGTGGGCACGTGGGGGTGCTTAACACCCCTGGTTTGAGGGAGCTTGGGCTCATGGATGACCCCAGGATGGCGGGGCCCTTCGTTGAGACCGACCTTGATGGCGTTCCCAACGGGGTTGTGAGCGAGGAAGCCCTCATGTGGGTGCGTTCCAGGCTGCCTGTCTCCTCGGAGGATGAGCTAAGGTGTTGGCTCAAGAGGGCCTGTGAGGCCTTGCTGGCCAAGGGTGTTACGTGGGTTCAGAGTGATGATCTCTCTGCCTTTGGGAGCCTTAAGAGGATGGCGGAGTTCTACCTTGAGGAGGACAAGGAGGGGCGTCTTCCTTTGAGGGTTGACCTCATCTTCAGGATAGGCTCCCGGTCCGAGCTGGAGGAGCTGGAGGAGGCGCTCCGGCTCTTCAGGGCAGTGAAGCCCAGGCACTGTGGTATAGGGCCGGTGAAGCTTGTTTTGGACGGTACCATAGGGGCGAGGACGGCGGCCCTTAACGAGCCCTATTGGGATGCCGCTTCGGAGAGGGGCTTTCTGGCCTTTACCCAGGAGGAGCTTGAGTTCCTCATGAGGGCGGTGGAGCCCCTGGGCTGTCAGGTGGCTTGCCATGCCATAGGAGACAGGGCTCTTGCCCAGGCGGTGAGTGCCTTTGAGAGCCTCCAGGTGGGGGGCTCCTCCGGTTTGCCCCCCCGGGTTCTCCACTGTCAGGTTGGGGATCCCGAGCTCTACAGCCGCATGGCTGAGCTGGGGGTTACGGCGGACATTCAGCCCTTGTTCTTGGCCAACGATTGGAAGATAATACTGGACCGTTTGGGTCCCGACAGGGCAAGGAACAGCTACGCCTGGAAGACCATGGTGGACCGCGGGGTAGCCCTTTCAGGCGAGTCTGATGCTCCTTATGGGATATCCGATCCGTTGGAGGGGATTAGGATAGCGGTGACCCGTAAGGATCTGCACGGGGAGCCAGAGCATGGCTGGATGCCCAACCAGAGACTGGACATATCCGAGGCCTTCTGGCTTTACACCGGCGGAGCCGCCAAGGTTTGCGGCCGATGGAGGAATAGGGGGTCCTTGGAGGTTGGCAAGTCCGCGGACTTCATAGCCCTGTTGGAGGATCCTTTTAGGGTGGAGCCCGATAGGATAGGTGGCGTGGAGGTGGGGCTTACCGTGTGTGGCGGTAAGATCCGCTACCTTAGGTAG
- a CDS encoding leucyl aminopeptidase family protein, producing MKFFGLNGRSFPDDVKGIVVLLKEGEVVSSLGMPKEAADFTSLLAAAEGFNGKPKERALGVSPSGVWVALAGVGDGSSRNVMVASAEAMRSLASKGCSRVMVAASGLCDEGLSVAEGAVLGTYRFNRYRAKDKDDRFVVPDEVHVMGGQEQAMAEGAVLGESQNYTRDLANEPGNVVTPEELASRARDLAERFGCQVTVLDESAMKEKGMNAVLAVGMGSSNPPRFIHITRKVQSPKARVALIGKGLTFDSGGLNIKPGDSMKTMKGDKSGACAVLGAFLGACRLGLPLDLHVIIAAAENMPDGRAYRPDDIIKTYSGKTVEILNTDAEGRMTLVDAIAYACEQDVDYVVDIATLTGACAVALGENTAGLFSPDDGLAGELAEAFNRSGERVWRLPLDDETLREGIKSPVADLAQCGSRYGGAITAAMLLGEFVSGGKRWAHLDIAGVDVVNENRGHLVKGASGFGARSLIRWMKGLLA from the coding sequence TTGAAGTTCTTTGGCCTTAACGGTCGTTCATTTCCGGATGACGTAAAAGGTATTGTGGTGTTGCTGAAGGAGGGGGAGGTTGTTTCATCCCTAGGTATGCCGAAGGAGGCGGCGGATTTTACGTCGTTGTTGGCCGCTGCGGAGGGCTTCAATGGAAAGCCGAAGGAGAGGGCTCTTGGGGTTTCCCCCTCTGGGGTATGGGTGGCTTTGGCGGGGGTGGGTGACGGTTCATCCCGTAACGTGATGGTAGCTTCCGCCGAGGCCATGAGGTCCCTGGCGTCTAAGGGCTGTTCAAGGGTCATGGTGGCGGCTTCAGGGCTTTGTGACGAGGGCCTTTCCGTGGCGGAGGGGGCGGTGCTTGGAACCTACCGGTTCAACCGGTACAGGGCAAAGGACAAGGATGACCGCTTCGTGGTTCCAGACGAGGTTCACGTCATGGGAGGCCAGGAGCAGGCCATGGCGGAGGGGGCGGTGCTTGGGGAGTCCCAAAACTACACCAGGGATCTTGCCAACGAGCCGGGCAACGTGGTTACCCCCGAGGAGCTGGCGTCGAGGGCCAGGGATTTAGCCGAGCGTTTCGGCTGTCAGGTTACGGTGTTGGACGAGTCCGCCATGAAGGAGAAGGGGATGAACGCGGTGCTTGCGGTGGGCATGGGGTCCTCCAATCCCCCTAGGTTCATCCATATAACCCGCAAGGTCCAGTCTCCGAAGGCGAGGGTGGCCCTGATAGGCAAGGGGCTCACCTTTGATAGCGGGGGTCTTAACATAAAGCCTGGGGACTCCATGAAGACCATGAAGGGGGATAAGTCCGGGGCCTGTGCGGTGTTGGGGGCCTTTTTGGGAGCTTGCCGGCTGGGCCTTCCGTTGGATCTACACGTGATAATAGCCGCTGCGGAGAACATGCCGGACGGCAGGGCATACAGGCCGGACGACATAATAAAGACCTATTCGGGGAAGACGGTGGAGATACTGAACACCGATGCGGAGGGGCGCATGACCCTTGTGGATGCCATAGCCTACGCGTGCGAGCAGGACGTGGACTACGTGGTGGATATTGCCACCCTTACGGGTGCCTGTGCGGTGGCGCTGGGGGAGAACACCGCGGGGCTCTTCAGCCCTGACGACGGCCTGGCGGGGGAGCTTGCGGAGGCGTTCAACCGATCGGGGGAGCGGGTTTGGCGGCTTCCGCTTGATGACGAGACCTTGAGGGAGGGGATAAAATCCCCGGTGGCGGACCTGGCGCAGTGTGGCAGCAGGTATGGTGGTGCCATAACCGCCGCCATGCTGCTGGGTGAGTTCGTGTCCGGTGGGAAGCGTTGGGCTCACCTGGACATAGCCGGCGTGGACGTGGTGAACGAGAACCGGGGGCACCTGGTTAAGGGAGCCAGCGGCTTTGGGGCTCGGTCATTAATAAGGTGGATGAAGGGGCTTTTGGCTTAA
- a CDS encoding NAD(P)/FAD-dependent oxidoreductase, with the protein MRYDVILVGAGPAGIFAARELVRAGKRVALVDKGRDIKKRHCPLKEGKTDRCVHCTPCNVVCGWGGAGAYSDGKLTLTPEFGGNLEGYCGRDELIRLINEVDRVYVEHGASQELFSPNDSLAASVMDRARRSGLQVIPATIRHMGTDRSKDILSSIMRELEDKADIILNKSVESVSVKDGKVQGVVLSDGTRIEADMVMLAPGREGAPWMEQTVRSLGLDIESLPVDIGVRVEIPAAWAKEITDQFYEIKAVLDTPTFDDKVRTFCMCPNGEVTTEYQTHHGILTVNGHSNRDPDKRTENTNFAILVSTQFTKPFNDPNGYGSHIARLANMLGGTVLVQRLGDLKRGRRSTQDRIARGLVRPTLKTAEPGDLSFVLPYRHMKGIMEMIEALDCLMPGINGNHTLLYGVEVKFYSLKLSLSKWLETNITGLYAAGDGAGVTRGVIQASASGIWAARGMLQKL; encoded by the coding sequence TTGCGATACGACGTTATCCTGGTGGGAGCCGGTCCTGCTGGAATATTCGCCGCCCGGGAGCTTGTAAGGGCTGGCAAGCGGGTGGCATTGGTAGACAAGGGAAGGGACATCAAGAAGCGGCACTGTCCCCTCAAGGAGGGGAAGACCGACCGCTGTGTCCACTGCACCCCATGCAACGTGGTCTGCGGCTGGGGGGGAGCTGGGGCCTACAGCGACGGCAAGCTCACCTTAACCCCAGAGTTCGGGGGTAACCTGGAGGGGTACTGCGGAAGGGATGAGCTGATCCGCCTGATAAACGAGGTGGACAGGGTGTACGTGGAGCATGGGGCAAGCCAGGAGCTGTTCAGCCCCAACGATTCGCTGGCCGCAAGCGTAATGGACAGGGCGAGGAGGTCCGGGCTTCAGGTCATACCGGCAACCATAAGGCACATGGGCACCGACCGCTCAAAGGACATACTGTCCAGCATAATGAGGGAGCTTGAGGACAAGGCGGATATAATCCTTAACAAATCCGTGGAGTCCGTTTCCGTCAAGGACGGCAAGGTCCAGGGGGTGGTCCTGTCGGACGGAACGAGGATCGAAGCCGATATGGTGATGCTTGCTCCGGGACGAGAGGGCGCCCCTTGGATGGAGCAGACGGTGCGTTCCCTGGGACTCGATATAGAATCCCTGCCGGTGGACATAGGAGTAAGGGTAGAGATCCCCGCCGCGTGGGCCAAGGAGATAACCGATCAGTTCTACGAGATAAAGGCCGTGCTGGACACCCCAACCTTTGACGACAAGGTGCGCACCTTCTGCATGTGCCCCAACGGAGAGGTCACCACGGAGTACCAGACCCATCACGGGATACTAACCGTCAACGGCCACTCCAACCGGGACCCGGACAAGCGAACCGAAAACACCAACTTCGCCATACTGGTTTCCACCCAGTTCACCAAGCCCTTCAACGACCCCAACGGGTACGGCAGCCACATAGCAAGGCTTGCGAACATGCTGGGGGGGACCGTCCTGGTCCAGCGCCTAGGGGACCTCAAGCGGGGCCGAAGGTCCACCCAGGACCGGATAGCCCGGGGGCTCGTAAGGCCCACGTTAAAGACCGCGGAGCCCGGCGACCTGTCCTTCGTCCTGCCCTACCGGCACATGAAGGGCATAATGGAGATGATCGAGGCCCTGGACTGTCTAATGCCCGGGATAAACGGAAACCACACCCTGCTGTACGGCGTGGAGGTAAAGTTCTATAGCTTGAAACTAAGCCTCTCAAAGTGGCTGGAGACCAACATAACGGGCCTTTACGCCGCCGGGGACGGGGCCGGGGTCACCAGGGGAGTCATCCAGGCCTCCGCGTCGGGCATATGGGCCGCCAGGGGGATGCTGCAAAAGCTCTAA